The Triplophysa rosa linkage group LG25, Trosa_1v2, whole genome shotgun sequence genome window below encodes:
- the LOC130548542 gene encoding NACHT, LRR and PYD domains-containing protein 14-like — protein MELCGCSITEAQCVQLISALCLNLSQLTHLDLSQNKLGHSGIKRLCDLLKHSDCKLDQLELRTCGLTDEGLVALTSALSSNPSHLRTLDLSGNRLGDSGVKHLCALLSNSQCSLETLNLCGCSMTMTQHDQLISALCSNPSHLTELNLSGNKIKDTGVKRLCRLLEHSECKLEKLSLNKCNITDATALADTLAQTQALGFLRELDLSNNKIKELKQLRAVLKGSSCELSLKNQGFFAAVFKIPVAWKGGDKSSDEEDGDILPQNAFRPHRDTRCSVYEENQCFKNSDGFSSCDLTQMFW, from the exons ATGGA GTTGTGTGGATGCAGTATTACAGAGGCTCAGTGTGTTCAGCTGATTTCAGCTCTGTGTTTAAACCTGTCACAGCTGACACACCTGGACCTCAGTCAGAACAAACTAGGACACTCAGGAATCAAGCGCTTGTGTGATCTACTGAAACATTCAGACTGCAAACTAGATCAACTTGA GTTAAGAACGTGTGGTTTGACAGATGAAGGTCTGGTTGCTCTGACTTCAGCTCTGAGTTCAAACCCGTCACACTTGAGAACGCTGGATCTGAGTGGAAATCGATTAGGAGACTCAGGAGTTAAACACCTCTGTGCTCTTCTGAGTAATTCACAATGCAGTCTGGAAACACTCAA TCTGTGTGGATGCAGTATGACAATGACACAGCATGACCAGCTGATTTCAGCTCTGTGTTCAAACCCGTCACACCTGACAGAACTGAACCTCAgtggaaataaaataaaggaCACCGGAGTGAAGCGCTTGTGTCGACTACTTGAACATTCAGAATGCAAACTGGAGAAACTGAG CCTAAATAAGTGTAATATTACAGATGCTACTGCTTTAGCTGATACTTTGGCTCAGACACAAGCATTGGGGTTCTTAAGGGAGCTTGATCTgagtaacaataaaataaaggaaCTGAAGCAGCTTCGTGCGGTGCTAAAGGGCTCAAGCTGTGAACTGAG TTTAAAGAATCAAGGTTTTTTCGCAGCTGTGTTTAAAATTCCGGTAGCCTGGAAAGGGGGTGACAAGTCATCAGATGAGGAAGATGGGGACATTTTACCTCAAAACG CCTTCCGTCCACACCGAGACACGCGTTGTAGTGTGTACGAGGAAAaccaatgttttaaaaacagtgaCGGGTTTTCGTCATGTGATTTGACGCAAATGTTTTGGTAG